In Candidatus Promineifilum breve, one genomic interval encodes:
- a CDS encoding dihydrofolate reductase, producing the protein MPRPRIAFVVAMDDNRLIGRDNALPWRLPDDMAWFREVTLGKPCIMGRKTYDSLPARFRPLPGRQNIVVTRNRDYAAPGAVVVHSVEDALAAAGAADEIIIVGGADLFRRLLPVAGRLYLTQVHGAVEGDVYFPAYDAAQWREVYRADHPADARHPFAFTWLILDRVAEG; encoded by the coding sequence ATGCCCCGCCCGCGCATCGCCTTCGTCGTGGCCATGGACGACAACCGGCTCATCGGCCGCGACAACGCCCTGCCCTGGCGCCTGCCCGACGACATGGCCTGGTTCCGCGAGGTGACGCTGGGCAAGCCGTGCATTATGGGCCGCAAGACGTACGATTCGCTGCCCGCCCGCTTCCGGCCGCTGCCCGGCCGCCAGAACATCGTCGTCACGCGCAACCGCGACTACGCAGCGCCGGGGGCGGTCGTCGTCCATTCGGTCGAGGACGCGCTGGCTGCCGCCGGCGCGGCCGACGAAATCATCATCGTCGGCGGGGCCGATCTGTTTCGCCGGTTGTTGCCCGTGGCCGGCCGCCTCTATCTGACCCAGGTGCATGGCGCGGTCGAGGGCGACGTCTACTTCCCGGCCTACGACGCCGCCCAATGGCGCGAGGTGTACCGGGCCGACCACCCCGCCGACGCGCGCCACCCGTTCGCTTTCACCTGGCTCATCCTCGACCGCGTGGCCGAGGGCTAG